From Diaminobutyricibacter sp. McL0608, one genomic window encodes:
- a CDS encoding ABC transporter permease gives MTFARQTWIIFRRQMRLALRNPAWVIIGLAQPVLYLALFGPLLVPLAAQIGNVNAYTFFVPGLLVQLGLFGALFAGFGLISEWREGVVEAERVTPASRTALLLGRVARDIVLLTVQGILLIALAFLFGLTGSIPGMIFGLILTMLLGGACSASSNALALSTKSEDVLAPVLNSIALPVLLLSGILLPISLETGAPQWLVTVSNLMPIKYIVNAIREAFKGDIATLTTLWGVLWTLVLFAAGLWIGTRTFRKDNA, from the coding sequence ATCTTCCGCCGCCAGATGCGGCTGGCCCTGCGCAATCCGGCCTGGGTGATCATCGGGCTCGCCCAGCCGGTGCTTTACCTGGCACTCTTCGGGCCACTGCTGGTTCCGCTCGCAGCACAGATCGGCAACGTCAACGCCTACACGTTCTTCGTGCCCGGCCTTCTCGTACAGCTCGGCCTGTTCGGCGCGCTGTTCGCCGGTTTCGGCCTGATCTCCGAATGGCGCGAGGGAGTCGTCGAGGCCGAACGGGTCACCCCCGCGAGCCGCACGGCCCTCCTGCTCGGCCGGGTGGCTCGCGACATCGTGCTGCTCACGGTGCAGGGCATCCTGCTGATCGCGCTCGCGTTCCTGTTCGGCCTCACCGGCTCGATCCCCGGAATGATCTTCGGTCTCATCCTCACGATGCTGCTCGGCGGCGCATGCTCGGCGTCGTCGAACGCGCTCGCGCTCTCGACGAAGAGCGAGGATGTGCTCGCGCCCGTGCTCAACAGCATCGCGCTTCCGGTGCTGCTGCTCTCGGGCATCCTGCTGCCGATCAGCCTGGAGACGGGTGCACCGCAGTGGCTGGTCACCGTCAGCAATTTGATGCCGATCAAGTACATCGTCAATGCGATCCGCGAGGCGTTCAAGGGCGACATCGCGACGCTCACGACCTTGTGGGGTGTGCTCTGGACGCTGGTGCTCTTCGCCGCCGGGCTCTGGATCGGCACGCGAACGTTCCGCAAGGACAACGCCTGA
- a CDS encoding VOC family protein — protein MAIKLENVGIAVRDLEATISFFTDLGLTVMGRDTVSGEWTDTAVGLDGNHAKIAMLQTPDGQGRIELFEYIHPDAIETEPTRPNEIGMHRVAFSVDDIDEALEIAARHGCHPLRGVATYEDIYKLSYVRGPSGIIVMLAEELKKS, from the coding sequence ATGGCCATCAAACTTGAGAACGTCGGCATCGCTGTTCGCGACCTCGAAGCAACGATCTCCTTTTTCACCGACCTCGGCCTCACGGTCATGGGCCGTGACACGGTCAGCGGCGAGTGGACCGACACTGCTGTGGGCCTCGATGGAAATCACGCCAAGATCGCGATGCTCCAGACGCCGGACGGTCAGGGGCGCATCGAACTCTTCGAGTACATCCATCCCGATGCGATCGAGACGGAGCCCACCCGTCCCAACGAGATCGGGATGCATCGCGTCGCCTTCTCGGTCGACGACATCGACGAAGCCCTCGAGATCGCCGCTCGGCACGGATGCCATCCGCTTCGCGGAGTGGCGACATACGAGGACATCTACAAGCTCAGCTATGTCCGAGGCCCGAGCGGCATCATCGTGATGCTCGCCGAGGAGCTGAAGAAGAGCTGA
- a CDS encoding ABC transporter permease → MRTLVLGARRVGYETRVYFRQGDTIFFTFLFPVVMLGIFSVAFQGLGNVGENPDGSGGITQAAYYLPAMIAAGILLSGVQNLAVDIAGEKGDGTLKRLGGSPLPVISYFIGKMGQVLATSVLQIALLLVMARFAFNVALPTDPAKWLTFVWVYLLGIITCAVLGIALSSLPRSGGSATAVIIPIVLVLQFISGVYLAFNLLPTWLQNIASIFPLKWIAQGMRSVFLPDNFEAIEPSGSWQHGWTAIVLLIWLVVGIIACRMTFRWIRKDT, encoded by the coding sequence ATGAGAACCCTCGTTCTGGGCGCCAGGCGCGTCGGCTACGAGACGCGCGTGTACTTCCGGCAGGGCGACACGATCTTCTTCACGTTCCTCTTCCCTGTCGTGATGCTCGGGATCTTCTCGGTCGCGTTCCAGGGGCTCGGCAATGTCGGCGAGAACCCGGATGGATCGGGCGGGATCACCCAGGCCGCCTACTACCTTCCCGCCATGATCGCCGCGGGCATCCTGCTGAGCGGGGTGCAGAACCTCGCCGTGGACATCGCCGGCGAGAAGGGTGACGGAACCCTCAAGCGGCTCGGCGGGTCTCCCCTCCCGGTGATCTCCTATTTCATCGGCAAGATGGGCCAGGTGCTGGCCACGAGCGTGCTGCAGATCGCGCTGCTGCTGGTGATGGCGAGATTCGCATTCAACGTGGCACTGCCGACCGATCCGGCGAAATGGCTCACGTTCGTATGGGTGTACCTGCTGGGGATCATCACGTGTGCGGTACTCGGGATCGCGCTGTCGTCCCTTCCGCGGTCGGGTGGCAGTGCGACGGCCGTGATCATCCCGATCGTGCTCGTGCTGCAGTTCATCTCGGGCGTCTACCTGGCGTTCAACCTGCTGCCGACCTGGTTGCAGAACATCGCGAGCATCTTTCCCCTGAAATGGATCGCGCAGGGGATGCGGAGCGTTTTCCTTCCCGACAACTTCGAAGCGATCGAGCCGAGCGGCAGCTGGCAGCACGGCTGGACCGCCATCGTGCTGCTGATCTGGCTGGTCGTCGGCATCATCGCGTGCCGGATGACGTTCCGCTGGATCCGCAAAGACACCTAG